A stretch of the Tardiphaga sp. 709 genome encodes the following:
- a CDS encoding crotonase/enoyl-CoA hydratase family protein — protein sequence MQSDNHITYELRGNIALIGIDRPEKRNAMSQVMFEALGRAAARAHEEARVGILHSHNDNFSAGLDLGEHLGRDPIESMHDSRAQHVLLNTVEQGKIPFIAALQGATIGAGLEIAASAHIRVADESTFFALPEGKRGIFVGGGGSVRVSRLMSTTRMMEMMLTARVLNVQEAAGANLVHFITPVGGALAKALELAAGIATNSPVSNYAIINGLPRIHDASHDDGLFFESILASLTLVSPHAQAGLREFLEKRAKRLVPE from the coding sequence ATGCAGTCCGACAACCATATCACTTACGAGCTGCGGGGAAACATCGCCCTGATCGGAATCGATCGGCCCGAGAAGCGCAATGCGATGAGCCAGGTGATGTTTGAAGCGCTCGGTCGCGCAGCGGCGCGCGCTCACGAAGAAGCCCGCGTCGGCATCCTGCACTCGCACAACGACAATTTCTCTGCCGGTCTCGATCTTGGTGAACACCTCGGGCGCGACCCCATCGAGAGCATGCACGACTCGCGTGCGCAGCACGTACTTCTCAACACCGTCGAGCAGGGGAAAATACCATTCATCGCCGCCCTGCAGGGAGCGACAATCGGTGCCGGCCTGGAGATCGCTGCATCGGCCCACATTCGTGTTGCTGACGAGTCGACGTTCTTCGCGCTCCCGGAAGGCAAGCGCGGCATCTTCGTCGGCGGCGGGGGGTCCGTACGCGTCTCGCGCCTGATGTCGACCACCCGGATGATGGAAATGATGCTCACGGCCCGGGTGCTGAACGTTCAGGAGGCTGCCGGTGCCAATCTCGTGCACTTCATCACGCCCGTCGGAGGCGCGCTTGCCAAAGCGCTGGAACTGGCCGCCGGTATCGCGACGAACTCGCCGGTTTCGAACTATGCAATCATCAACGGATTGCCGCGCATCCACGATGCGTCGCATGACGACGGCTTGTTTTTCGAATCTATCCTCGCGTCTTTGACGCTGGTCAGTCCTCACGCCCAGGCCGGGTTGCGCGAGTTCCTGGAAAAGCGCGCTAAGAGACTCGTCCCGGAATGA
- a CDS encoding MarR family winged helix-turn-helix transcriptional regulator produces the protein MRTPRKTAKIAPRRARGVSSPAASDVGAKQKDLLEESLAYAIRRAQVRCDEVLLRYLDPGVSPARLAALSTVGANPGISQRELSELLSIAAPSVVKVLDDLEKMSLLRRDKINGRLHALKLTKKGVEDLQRYRLSVNVFEAEIAVRLTAAQRAQLLSLLRDVAR, from the coding sequence GTGAGGACACCACGAAAGACTGCGAAAATTGCTCCGCGCCGCGCGCGCGGTGTTTCTTCACCGGCAGCAAGCGACGTCGGCGCAAAACAGAAAGACCTGTTGGAAGAGTCGCTCGCCTATGCGATCCGGCGAGCCCAGGTTCGCTGCGACGAAGTGTTACTCCGCTATCTCGATCCGGGCGTGTCGCCGGCGAGACTTGCCGCCTTGTCGACGGTTGGTGCCAATCCGGGAATTAGCCAACGTGAGCTAAGCGAATTGCTGAGTATTGCCGCCCCAAGCGTGGTGAAAGTTCTTGATGATCTGGAGAAGATGTCCCTCTTGCGGCGCGACAAAATCAATGGACGCCTTCACGCGCTAAAACTGACAAAAAAGGGGGTCGAGGATCTTCAGCGATACCGGTTGAGCGTGAACGTATTCGAAGCCGAGATTGCCGTCCGCTTGACGGCTGCTCAACGGGCACAGTTGCTTTCGCTGCTGCGCGACGTCGCGCGCTAG
- a CDS encoding LysR family transcriptional regulator, protein MRNAHSLDLNLMRLLIALHRLRSVSRAAEELDLSQPATSLALARLRKAIGDELFIRTSHGMLPTSRCEELVGVAEQAIKAIDVAVTKQAAFDPGTARREFVLTMPDVGEIHFLPKLAAHLAKHAPSCNLRCEQIANDQMEAALSSGQVHLALGYFPNLEGPGLLRRRLFMHSLVCLVRADHPIVKSSSVSLPTFLQLSHAVVHSVGRSNELFETLLKKQGLRRRIQLLSSHFLSVPAIIAATDLIVTVPRSIAEYYARLEKLRMVEPPINIRPYPIQQFWHTRFADDPALKWLRESTTSLFVEK, encoded by the coding sequence ATGCGGAACGCACATAGCCTCGACCTCAACCTGATGCGGCTGCTGATCGCGCTTCATCGTCTGCGCAGCGTGTCCAGAGCGGCCGAAGAACTCGATCTCAGTCAACCCGCGACCAGCCTCGCGTTGGCGCGGCTCAGGAAGGCCATCGGCGACGAACTTTTTATACGCACGTCGCACGGGATGTTGCCGACATCGCGTTGCGAGGAACTGGTGGGTGTCGCGGAACAGGCGATCAAGGCGATCGATGTCGCTGTGACAAAGCAAGCCGCATTCGATCCAGGAACAGCGCGCCGTGAATTCGTATTGACGATGCCGGACGTCGGAGAGATTCACTTTCTTCCGAAACTGGCGGCTCATCTCGCCAAGCACGCACCTTCCTGCAATCTCCGCTGCGAGCAGATCGCGAACGACCAGATGGAAGCGGCCCTATCATCCGGCCAAGTGCACCTCGCCCTCGGCTATTTCCCCAATCTGGAAGGTCCCGGATTGCTGAGACGACGACTATTCATGCACTCGCTGGTGTGCCTTGTGAGGGCCGACCATCCGATCGTGAAATCCTCGTCCGTGAGCCTCCCCACCTTCCTGCAACTGTCGCATGCCGTCGTCCACTCAGTAGGACGCAGCAACGAATTGTTCGAGACGCTGCTCAAGAAGCAGGGACTACGTAGACGCATCCAATTGCTGTCTTCGCACTTTCTTTCAGTGCCGGCGATCATCGCCGCCACGGACCTCATCGTGACGGTTCCCCGATCCATCGCCGAGTATTACGCCCGCCTGGAAAAACTGAGGATGGTCGAGCCGCCGATTAACATCAGGCCCTATCCAATCCAGCAATTCTGGCACACGAGGTTCGCTGACGATCCCGCGCTCAAATGGCTCCGCGAGAGTACCACCTCGCTGTTCGTAGAGAAATAA
- a CDS encoding 3-keto-5-aminohexanoate cleavage protein produces the protein MASNKVIVTIAPTGGMAKKSQNPNLPTQPEEIAESVRRCHDAGASVAALHVRRPDDEATCNADIYRRLNDLVRERCDIVINNSTGGGVDGDMLIERPDGLFDVNFDERMKGLDGGAEMATFDCFTVAAMHGKREMLVSTTPSQCDRLAARFREKGIKPEWEVFSPAHILQDVTRLIAAGCDKPPYYINMVLNADRGFQGAMPYTPDILQSMVRLLPKDSIFCVSAIGTAQLPATTHAILLGGHVRVGLEDNLYYSKGVMATNEMLVERQVRIIRELGFEPATAAEARDMLGLA, from the coding sequence ATGGCCAGCAACAAAGTAATCGTCACGATCGCGCCGACCGGAGGAATGGCCAAAAAGTCGCAGAATCCAAATCTGCCGACGCAGCCCGAGGAAATTGCCGAAAGCGTACGGCGCTGCCATGACGCCGGAGCGTCGGTCGCGGCTTTGCATGTGAGAAGGCCGGACGACGAGGCAACCTGCAATGCCGACATCTACCGTCGCCTGAACGATCTGGTCCGCGAGCGCTGCGACATCGTGATCAACAACTCGACCGGAGGCGGCGTTGACGGCGACATGCTGATCGAGCGTCCCGACGGTCTCTTCGACGTCAACTTCGACGAGCGCATGAAGGGTCTGGATGGCGGCGCTGAGATGGCGACCTTCGACTGTTTTACCGTGGCAGCGATGCATGGCAAGCGCGAGATGCTCGTCAGCACGACACCCAGCCAATGCGACAGACTCGCGGCCCGGTTCAGGGAAAAGGGCATCAAGCCGGAATGGGAAGTCTTCAGCCCAGCCCATATCTTGCAGGACGTTACCCGGCTGATCGCCGCCGGGTGCGACAAGCCGCCGTATTACATCAACATGGTATTGAATGCCGACCGCGGGTTTCAGGGGGCGATGCCTTACACCCCGGACATCCTGCAATCGATGGTTCGACTCCTGCCGAAAGACTCCATCTTTTGCGTTTCCGCCATCGGCACCGCCCAGCTTCCTGCGACGACGCACGCGATTCTGCTGGGGGGGCACGTCAGGGTCGGGCTTGAGGACAACCTTTACTACAGCAAGGGCGTGATGGCGACGAACGAGATGCTTGTCGAGCGTCAGGTCCGTATCATTCGCGAACTGGGATTCGAGCCGGCAACTGCGGCGGAAGCCCGAGACATGCTCGGTCTGGCGTAG
- a CDS encoding FAD-dependent monooxygenase encodes MKIKILGGGPAGLYAAYLIKRQRPAADVVVFEQNAAGVTFGFGVVFSDKALEFLGAADAETLRLITEDLETWSDIEVRIHGESIKIDGVGFTAIARLKLLEILRMRALSVGVTLIDERTISDLRELGEADLIIGADGANSLVRRTHEAAFGTEVSLLNNHFAWFGTTKTFNYLTQTFKSLPQGHFNAHHYRYSKDMSTFLVEVDQSTFDAVGFGGMTEEQSRACCEKVFAEELDGHPLVTNRSLWRQFPKVSNRHYYTANMVLVGDALRTAHYSIGSGTRLALEDVQALAAALVQHPHSVLDALASFDAKRRQVIEKMTDAAAQSADWYDQFADHMGLEAWPFAMSYIGRSGRIDPARLKAMSPRFVAGYEHWKGRSAKVRQ; translated from the coding sequence ATGAAGATCAAGATACTCGGTGGTGGCCCAGCCGGACTTTACGCTGCCTACCTGATCAAGCGTCAGCGACCAGCGGCTGATGTCGTCGTCTTCGAGCAAAATGCCGCAGGTGTGACCTTCGGGTTCGGCGTGGTGTTCTCGGACAAGGCATTGGAGTTTCTTGGCGCTGCAGACGCTGAAACGCTGCGCCTCATTACAGAGGACCTTGAAACCTGGAGCGACATCGAGGTCAGGATTCATGGCGAGTCGATCAAGATCGATGGCGTCGGCTTCACGGCGATCGCCCGATTGAAGCTCCTCGAAATCCTTCGGATGCGCGCCCTTTCCGTTGGCGTAACGTTGATCGACGAGCGGACGATTTCGGATCTCAGGGAATTGGGAGAGGCAGACCTGATCATCGGTGCGGATGGGGCCAATTCGCTTGTACGCCGGACGCACGAGGCGGCCTTCGGCACTGAGGTTTCTCTCCTGAATAATCACTTCGCTTGGTTTGGCACGACCAAGACGTTCAACTACCTCACCCAGACCTTCAAGTCCCTCCCACAGGGACACTTTAACGCGCACCACTACCGTTACTCGAAGGATATGAGCACGTTTCTCGTGGAGGTCGATCAGTCAACGTTCGATGCCGTCGGCTTCGGCGGGATGACGGAAGAGCAGTCGCGCGCCTGTTGCGAGAAGGTGTTCGCCGAGGAACTGGACGGGCACCCGCTGGTCACGAACCGATCCCTGTGGCGGCAATTCCCGAAAGTCAGCAATCGGCACTATTACACGGCAAACATGGTCCTGGTCGGCGATGCGCTGAGGACCGCTCACTATTCGATCGGCTCGGGGACGCGGTTGGCGCTTGAGGACGTGCAGGCGCTTGCGGCCGCGCTTGTACAACATCCGCATAGCGTATTGGATGCGCTGGCATCGTTCGATGCGAAGCGACGGCAGGTCATCGAAAAGATGACCGATGCGGCGGCGCAAAGCGCCGATTGGTACGATCAGTTTGCCGATCACATGGGGCTTGAGGCCTGGCCGTTCGCGATGAGTTACATCGGCCGGTCCGGCCGGATAGACCCCGCGCGTTTGAAAGCAATGTCGCCCCGCTTCGTCGCTGGTTACGAACACTGGAAGGGCCGATCGGCAAAGGTGCGGCAATGA
- a CDS encoding acyl-CoA dehydrogenase family protein yields MSADYRYHADVIRRHIALVPGYDALRQRLSVDVDVGADTLAQVLDAAAVFAEDVLAPINRAGDLEGCRFQDGRVLSAPGYSGAWKQLAEAGWLAVDQPAEYGGQGLPSFVNAACRELFDCACMAIGMLSGPTRAATQVLLEFGEKAICDEWIPRFVTGEWSATICISEADAGSDVGRIRSRALPAGDGSWLVTGEKMWTSFGDNDLVERIGHFLLARTPDAPPGSAGLSLFLVPNRVRDADGDWVSNGVTPRRIEEKLGLHGSPTCAMGFEQARAHLIGHPHRGLSQMFVMIQGMRLMVAIEGVGMAFGAVQMTQSYAETRKQGGDPAVPPVPIARHADIQRQILGMASRVEVLRGLVYEIAVRLDAERMAVDEPTGREATRSRMVTQWLLPIIKASCAEAGFEVPNEGIQVLGGAGYTREWPLEQWMRDARMMSIAEGSTGIQALDLVHRRLRRDRGESLAAFLDTATGEIASADPGLATSALSVLDRLRKIGAAFLDPQSRPRDAEAGAVAFLNVAMLAATAWIAVRLASDDKDDAIAKRLAACGRYWLSDVDLKAAQQEKLALIGAARLAEYEYL; encoded by the coding sequence ATGAGCGCAGACTACAGATATCATGCTGATGTGATCCGGAGGCATATTGCCCTGGTCCCCGGCTACGACGCCCTCCGTCAACGCCTGTCCGTCGACGTCGACGTCGGTGCCGATACGCTGGCGCAGGTGCTCGACGCTGCCGCCGTGTTTGCGGAGGACGTCCTGGCGCCCATCAATCGCGCCGGCGATCTGGAAGGCTGCCGATTCCAGGACGGCCGGGTGTTGTCGGCGCCCGGCTACAGCGGCGCCTGGAAGCAACTGGCCGAGGCAGGCTGGCTCGCTGTCGACCAGCCGGCCGAATATGGCGGACAAGGCCTGCCTTCGTTTGTCAACGCTGCGTGTCGTGAGCTGTTCGATTGCGCGTGCATGGCCATCGGGATGCTCAGCGGACCCACGCGGGCCGCCACCCAGGTGCTGCTTGAATTCGGCGAGAAGGCAATCTGCGACGAGTGGATCCCGCGTTTCGTGACTGGTGAGTGGTCGGCAACGATTTGCATCTCCGAGGCCGATGCCGGCTCGGATGTGGGACGCATCCGATCGCGCGCCTTGCCCGCTGGCGACGGCTCGTGGCTCGTGACCGGCGAGAAAATGTGGACGTCGTTCGGCGACAACGATCTTGTTGAGCGCATCGGGCATTTCCTGCTGGCCAGGACACCCGATGCGCCCCCGGGGAGCGCTGGTCTGAGCCTGTTCTTGGTGCCTAATCGCGTACGGGACGCCGACGGTGACTGGGTTTCCAATGGAGTAACCCCAAGGCGCATCGAGGAAAAGCTTGGCCTGCACGGTTCGCCTACCTGTGCCATGGGGTTCGAGCAAGCACGAGCCCATTTGATCGGACATCCACATCGTGGTCTGTCCCAGATGTTCGTCATGATCCAAGGCATGCGTCTGATGGTGGCAATCGAGGGCGTCGGCATGGCGTTCGGCGCGGTGCAGATGACGCAATCCTATGCGGAAACGCGAAAACAGGGCGGTGATCCGGCGGTGCCGCCGGTGCCGATCGCCCGCCATGCGGACATCCAGCGTCAAATTCTTGGCATGGCTTCACGCGTCGAAGTACTGCGCGGGCTCGTATACGAGATTGCGGTGCGGCTCGACGCGGAGCGGATGGCGGTCGACGAGCCAACCGGGCGAGAGGCGACGCGTTCGCGCATGGTGACGCAGTGGCTGCTGCCGATCATCAAGGCCAGTTGCGCCGAGGCGGGCTTCGAAGTGCCAAATGAGGGCATTCAGGTGCTGGGCGGCGCCGGCTACACACGCGAGTGGCCCCTGGAACAATGGATGCGCGACGCCCGCATGATGTCGATCGCCGAGGGATCAACCGGCATTCAGGCGCTGGACCTAGTGCACCGCCGGCTCAGGCGGGATCGTGGCGAGAGCCTGGCGGCATTCCTGGACACCGCGACGGGCGAAATAGCGTCAGCGGATCCAGGCCTGGCGACGTCAGCGCTTTCAGTGCTCGATCGGTTGCGCAAGATCGGCGCGGCATTTCTCGATCCGCAATCGCGTCCGCGGGACGCCGAAGCTGGAGCGGTGGCCTTTCTGAACGTCGCGATGCTCGCTGCCACCGCGTGGATCGCCGTCCGGCTGGCATCCGACGACAAGGACGATGCGATTGCAAAACGATTGGCCGCCTGCGGACGGTACTGGCTCAGCGATGTCGATCTCAAAGCCGCTCAGCAAGAAAAACTTGCCCTGATCGGAGCCGCCCGATTGGCGGAGTACGAATATCTTTAA
- a CDS encoding 3-hydroxyacyl-CoA dehydrogenase NAD-binding domain-containing protein has protein sequence MAPLAPLLPLEEIAVVGLAGAGSVGTAWAALLLYAEFDVVVFDPDPQAPRRVRAGVEAAWDTFRQLRQEAPASPPLARLRFVETLEALAADSDLVQENVTEAIDVKGKVISEIDRYLAPDRLILSSSGGVPPTRMQEYCVHPERLVLGHPFHPAHVIPLVEVLGGDRTRPDAVVLAKAFYQKLGKRPIVLLKERVGHLSNRLQFALLREAINCLNEGVASADDIDAAVRWGLGLRWALMGPLMTLNLAGGDGGIEQILSRFKGDVELWWASLGQPTLTPDVCESLRKGVEQLRGDRSNAEWSKWRDEQLIELLTFRQGHPYPDETAVDPSAGSANVAVSS, from the coding sequence ATGGCGCCGCTCGCTCCACTGTTGCCGCTTGAAGAGATCGCCGTCGTCGGGCTCGCCGGGGCCGGGTCGGTCGGCACGGCTTGGGCCGCGCTCCTCTTGTACGCCGAGTTCGACGTCGTTGTGTTCGACCCGGACCCGCAGGCGCCCCGGCGCGTCCGCGCCGGTGTCGAGGCGGCGTGGGACACGTTCCGGCAGCTCCGCCAAGAGGCTCCGGCATCGCCGCCATTGGCTCGCCTGCGTTTTGTCGAGACGCTTGAAGCCCTGGCGGCTGACAGTGACCTCGTCCAGGAGAATGTGACCGAGGCCATTGATGTCAAAGGCAAGGTGATATCGGAGATCGACCGATACCTCGCGCCGGACCGGCTCATCCTGTCCAGCAGTGGCGGCGTTCCCCCGACCCGCATGCAGGAATATTGCGTGCATCCGGAGCGGCTGGTGCTGGGACATCCGTTTCATCCCGCGCATGTCATTCCTCTCGTCGAAGTACTGGGAGGCGACAGGACCCGTCCGGACGCCGTGGTCCTGGCCAAGGCCTTCTATCAGAAGCTCGGAAAGCGTCCGATCGTTCTGCTGAAAGAACGCGTCGGACATCTCTCGAACAGATTGCAATTTGCGTTGCTCCGGGAGGCCATCAATTGCCTCAACGAGGGCGTCGCCTCGGCCGATGACATTGACGCCGCCGTCCGCTGGGGATTGGGCCTGCGTTGGGCGTTGATGGGCCCTCTGATGACCCTCAATCTCGCGGGCGGAGACGGCGGCATCGAGCAGATCCTGAGCCGATTCAAAGGCGATGTGGAGCTGTGGTGGGCGTCCCTCGGACAGCCGACGCTCACTCCCGACGTTTGCGAAAGTCTTCGCAAAGGAGTCGAGCAATTGCGTGGCGACCGCAGCAATGCGGAGTGGTCGAAGTGGCGCGACGAGCAGCTCATCGAGCTGCTGACCTTCCGGCAAGGACATCCGTATCCGGACGAGACGGCGGTCGACCCGTCCGCCGGGAGCGCGAACGTCGCGGTGTCATCATGA